The following are from one region of the Cataglyphis hispanica isolate Lineage 1 chromosome 16, ULB_Chis1_1.0, whole genome shotgun sequence genome:
- the LOC126855512 gene encoding uncharacterized protein LOC126855512 isoform X1, with the protein MFTSQSMFTSQLIFAVIISSPKIIFADILVHPGYEYQHSNNPSNPQYQPILHYNVPSAIEHYTKQLPTHNNYQHLKQYVPEIQIMDPYYVPGVQNKVRSSLVGYPHHSLLHYPYNHYMSKKPTGKLHYIKLGGHEYVRPSVFIAHSNPLTAHYRNKRSIDFTNVKSTKPAIATHDVAPQPSLIDIEYPTAIDSLLSKNKSTSTNDKDVKNHQSDFTTKPFLFGLDPNKMYSKFRTNNLERENETEHRVSKRQDAALITPVILTQFTPDSAKTTVTEPSQQTLSISQEKEKNQEPSRTNHENTNLTPNVPSTNLEQSSSSITTSQIQSSEEKSRENYSKYYTSYGNTYAYTLPTMSMAYQPTIPFAFKYWPNYITYNANVYPNKRTKYLHQQNTSNYPIIHQTSDQKSSQEITNIGVTNTAQPKQELFTSIHLAGDVPYATSNTETKKPSSEAVPSMPTTTPATYYTFTQYRSNEEPSRSEIIGASNSGTSQAFYTIPNDYTYYYSSDYLRNNMKDYLDNSVIDYQDYDYDDKDKLTSYLTDGFNIYVTRNSAYSSNDPSYKIPRNMLYGNINARSNVAPMTYVVSSTSLDIPKTQLSNACYYPKTARKTYTKDIFYDPQLNRDFSYKNYKIRPNSPIRPNVYRHLIPSQDYYSSPVYS; encoded by the exons ATGTTCACAAGTCAATCAATGTTCACAAGTCAACTA ATTTTTGCAGTGATAATTTCGTCGCCAAAAATCATATTTGCCGACATCCTTGTTCATCCCGGTTACGAATATCAACATAGCAACAATCCGTCTAATCCACAATATCAGcctattttgcattataacgTGCCATCTGCGATCGAACATTATACAAAACAATTACCAACGCACAACAATTACCAACACTTGAAGCAATATGTTCCGGAAATTCAGATAATGGATCCTTATTATGTACCAGGAGTTCAAAACAAAGTTCGATCAAGCTTGGTAGGATATCCACACCATTCACTGCTTCATTATCCTTATAATCACTACATGTCAAAGAAACCTACCGGCAAACTGCACTACATCAAACTAGGAGGTCATGAATATGTACGGCCCTCAGTGTTCATCGCCCATTCCAATCCTTTG aCAGCACACTACCGGAATAAAAGATCAATCGATTTTACAAACGTCAAATCCACCAAACCCGCGATCGCTACACATGATGTGGCCCCGCAGCCGTCCTTAATCGACATCGAATATCCTACGGCCATCGACTCGCTGCTTTCGAAAAACAAATCTACCAGTACTAATg ATAAAGACGTGAAGAACCATCAAAGCGATTTTACAACAAAACCATTTTTATTCGGCTTGGATCCAAATAAGATGTACTCCAAGTTTCGAACCAATAATCTAGAAAGGGAGAACGAAACAGAACATAGAGTTTCCAAACGTCAAGATGCCGCTTTAATTACACCAGTAATTCTCACCCAATTTACACCAGATTCTGCTAAAACAACAGTAACCGAACCGTCGCAACAAACGTTATCAATTTCccaggaaaaagaaaaaaatcaagagcCATCTCGTACTAATCACGAAAATACAAATCTCACTCCCAATGTGCCTTCTACGAATTTGGAGCAATCTTCGAGCTCGATAACTACATCTCAGATACAGTCGTCAGAAGAGAAATCACGCGAGAATTATAGCAAATATTATACCAGCTATGGCAACACATATGCGTATACTTTGCCAACGATGTCAATGGCATACCAGCCAACAATACCATTCGCATTTAAGTATTGgccaaattatataacatacaacGCCAACGTATATCCGAATAAAAGAACGAAATACCTGCATCAACAGAATACATCCAATTATCCAATCATCCATCAAACATCCGATCAAAAATCCTCGCAG GAAATTACAAATATCGGTGTAACCAACACAGCTCAACCAAAACAAGAGTTGTTTACATCAATACATCTCGCGGGTGATGTTCCCTATGCGACGAGTAACACAGAAACTAAAAAACCGTCTAGCGAGGCCGTACCAAGTATGCCTACAACAACTCCAGcaacatattatacatttaccCAGTATAGAAGCAACGAAGAGCCTTCAAGAAGCGAGATAATTGGTGCATCAAATTCTGGCACGTCGCAAGCTTTTTACACAATTCCGAACGACTACACGTATTATTATTCGAGTGACTATTTGAGAAACAATATGAAAGATTATCTGGATAACTCAGTAATCGATTATCAAGATTATGACTATGACGACAAAGACAAACTTACGTCTTATCTGACGGATGGTTTCAATATTTACGTGACAAGAAATTCCGCGTATTCAAGCAATGACCCTTCATACAAAATTCCTCGCAATATGCTTTACGGAAATATTAATGCTCGAAGTAACGTAGCACCGATGACGTATGTCGTTTCTTCGACTTCATTGGATATACCGAAAACGCAACTTTCAAACGCATGCTATTATCCGAAAACAGCGAGGAAGACGTACACGAAAGACATTTTTTACGATCCGCAACTTAACagagatttttcttataaaaattataagattcgCCCGAATTCTCCAATTCGACCGAATGTGTATAGGCACTTGATTCCGTCACAGGATTATTATTCGTCACCGGTTTATTCTTAG
- the LOC126855512 gene encoding uncharacterized protein LOC126855512 isoform X2: MFTSQLIFAVIISSPKIIFADILVHPGYEYQHSNNPSNPQYQPILHYNVPSAIEHYTKQLPTHNNYQHLKQYVPEIQIMDPYYVPGVQNKVRSSLVGYPHHSLLHYPYNHYMSKKPTGKLHYIKLGGHEYVRPSVFIAHSNPLTAHYRNKRSIDFTNVKSTKPAIATHDVAPQPSLIDIEYPTAIDSLLSKNKSTSTNDKDVKNHQSDFTTKPFLFGLDPNKMYSKFRTNNLERENETEHRVSKRQDAALITPVILTQFTPDSAKTTVTEPSQQTLSISQEKEKNQEPSRTNHENTNLTPNVPSTNLEQSSSSITTSQIQSSEEKSRENYSKYYTSYGNTYAYTLPTMSMAYQPTIPFAFKYWPNYITYNANVYPNKRTKYLHQQNTSNYPIIHQTSDQKSSQEITNIGVTNTAQPKQELFTSIHLAGDVPYATSNTETKKPSSEAVPSMPTTTPATYYTFTQYRSNEEPSRSEIIGASNSGTSQAFYTIPNDYTYYYSSDYLRNNMKDYLDNSVIDYQDYDYDDKDKLTSYLTDGFNIYVTRNSAYSSNDPSYKIPRNMLYGNINARSNVAPMTYVVSSTSLDIPKTQLSNACYYPKTARKTYTKDIFYDPQLNRDFSYKNYKIRPNSPIRPNVYRHLIPSQDYYSSPVYS; the protein is encoded by the exons ATGTTCACAAGTCAACTA ATTTTTGCAGTGATAATTTCGTCGCCAAAAATCATATTTGCCGACATCCTTGTTCATCCCGGTTACGAATATCAACATAGCAACAATCCGTCTAATCCACAATATCAGcctattttgcattataacgTGCCATCTGCGATCGAACATTATACAAAACAATTACCAACGCACAACAATTACCAACACTTGAAGCAATATGTTCCGGAAATTCAGATAATGGATCCTTATTATGTACCAGGAGTTCAAAACAAAGTTCGATCAAGCTTGGTAGGATATCCACACCATTCACTGCTTCATTATCCTTATAATCACTACATGTCAAAGAAACCTACCGGCAAACTGCACTACATCAAACTAGGAGGTCATGAATATGTACGGCCCTCAGTGTTCATCGCCCATTCCAATCCTTTG aCAGCACACTACCGGAATAAAAGATCAATCGATTTTACAAACGTCAAATCCACCAAACCCGCGATCGCTACACATGATGTGGCCCCGCAGCCGTCCTTAATCGACATCGAATATCCTACGGCCATCGACTCGCTGCTTTCGAAAAACAAATCTACCAGTACTAATg ATAAAGACGTGAAGAACCATCAAAGCGATTTTACAACAAAACCATTTTTATTCGGCTTGGATCCAAATAAGATGTACTCCAAGTTTCGAACCAATAATCTAGAAAGGGAGAACGAAACAGAACATAGAGTTTCCAAACGTCAAGATGCCGCTTTAATTACACCAGTAATTCTCACCCAATTTACACCAGATTCTGCTAAAACAACAGTAACCGAACCGTCGCAACAAACGTTATCAATTTCccaggaaaaagaaaaaaatcaagagcCATCTCGTACTAATCACGAAAATACAAATCTCACTCCCAATGTGCCTTCTACGAATTTGGAGCAATCTTCGAGCTCGATAACTACATCTCAGATACAGTCGTCAGAAGAGAAATCACGCGAGAATTATAGCAAATATTATACCAGCTATGGCAACACATATGCGTATACTTTGCCAACGATGTCAATGGCATACCAGCCAACAATACCATTCGCATTTAAGTATTGgccaaattatataacatacaacGCCAACGTATATCCGAATAAAAGAACGAAATACCTGCATCAACAGAATACATCCAATTATCCAATCATCCATCAAACATCCGATCAAAAATCCTCGCAG GAAATTACAAATATCGGTGTAACCAACACAGCTCAACCAAAACAAGAGTTGTTTACATCAATACATCTCGCGGGTGATGTTCCCTATGCGACGAGTAACACAGAAACTAAAAAACCGTCTAGCGAGGCCGTACCAAGTATGCCTACAACAACTCCAGcaacatattatacatttaccCAGTATAGAAGCAACGAAGAGCCTTCAAGAAGCGAGATAATTGGTGCATCAAATTCTGGCACGTCGCAAGCTTTTTACACAATTCCGAACGACTACACGTATTATTATTCGAGTGACTATTTGAGAAACAATATGAAAGATTATCTGGATAACTCAGTAATCGATTATCAAGATTATGACTATGACGACAAAGACAAACTTACGTCTTATCTGACGGATGGTTTCAATATTTACGTGACAAGAAATTCCGCGTATTCAAGCAATGACCCTTCATACAAAATTCCTCGCAATATGCTTTACGGAAATATTAATGCTCGAAGTAACGTAGCACCGATGACGTATGTCGTTTCTTCGACTTCATTGGATATACCGAAAACGCAACTTTCAAACGCATGCTATTATCCGAAAACAGCGAGGAAGACGTACACGAAAGACATTTTTTACGATCCGCAACTTAACagagatttttcttataaaaattataagattcgCCCGAATTCTCCAATTCGACCGAATGTGTATAGGCACTTGATTCCGTCACAGGATTATTATTCGTCACCGGTTTATTCTTAG